A genomic region of Marinobacter sp. NP-4(2019) contains the following coding sequences:
- a CDS encoding flagellin domain-containing protein: MALGINTNVASLNAQNQLGKSQSLSDQALQRLSSGLRINSAKDDAAGIAIATRFDAQIRGLTVAQRNANDGISMTQTAEGALNETVANLQRMRELAVQASNGSNSADDRAALNEEFVARRDEITRIAQDTTFNGLQILDGTETTAIGIQVGSEAGQRIDIDFTSPMTAGSAGLAISGNSITAVTAASSAILALDNALDTVNTARSDLGAVQNRFESTINNLGTSIENLSASQSRILDADFAAETAKLAKANVLQQAGISVLAQANARPNQVLSLLQ; this comes from the coding sequence ATGGCACTTGGCATAAACACTAACGTTGCTTCCCTCAATGCCCAAAACCAGCTGGGCAAGTCCCAGAGTCTTTCTGACCAGGCTCTGCAGCGCCTGTCTTCTGGCCTGCGTATTAACTCCGCAAAAGATGACGCCGCCGGCATCGCAATTGCCACCCGTTTCGATGCTCAGATCCGTGGTCTGACCGTTGCACAGCGTAATGCCAATGATGGTATCTCAATGACGCAGACCGCCGAAGGTGCACTGAATGAGACAGTTGCCAACCTTCAGCGTATGCGTGAGCTGGCCGTCCAGGCCTCTAACGGTTCCAACTCCGCCGATGATCGCGCGGCGTTGAACGAGGAATTTGTTGCCCGCCGGGATGAAATTACTCGAATCGCTCAGGATACGACCTTCAACGGTCTGCAAATTCTTGATGGTACCGAAACAACTGCCATCGGCATTCAGGTCGGCTCTGAAGCTGGTCAGCGCATTGATATTGACTTTACTTCACCGATGACAGCAGGTTCGGCTGGCCTTGCTATCTCTGGTAACAGCATTACTGCGGTAACGGCTGCGAGTAGCGCAATCCTGGCTTTGGATAATGCTCTGGATACTGTTAACACCGCGCGCAGTGATCTGGGTGCTGTGCAGAACCGGTTCGAGAGCACAATCAACAACCTGGGAACCAGCATCGAGAACCTGAGTGCTTCCCAAAGCCGGATTCTGGATGCTGATTTCGCCGCAGAAACCGCAAAGCTGGCGAAGGCGAATGTGCTTCAACAGGCAGGTATTTCTGTCCTGGCGCAGGCGAACGCTCGTCCGAACCAGGTGCTGTCTCTCCTGCAGTAA
- the fliD gene encoding flagellar filament capping protein FliD, which translates to MASITSLGAGSGIFSADLVEQLVNAERKPAEIRLDQRQQAAQSKISAFGALRSALEGLRSPMEKLSSPEGLRAFTASSSNEAVTGVSIDQSVVSRGSYSLDVTQLAQAQSLASVEFADRDTTEVGTGTLSLNVGGVNTDVVIDGSNNTLEGVASAINDANAGVSAGIVDTGTGYRLVLSSDESGTANAIQVTVSGDGDGSDTDTNGLSRFAFDGTTSNLTETVQAKDAMLEVNGIAVTRSSNTVEGVVDGVTFDLKSLGTSSVTVDRDPDAVAGRVQEFVDKFNALQDVIKRHSGFNAETGKGGVLSGDSTIRGIQSDLRSLLTTIPAGLEDSPVRMLADVGIKTDPSTGKLEFDQAVFKEQLAAEPAAVTALFAEKDGVEGVAARTLDRLDDFLAGDGVLSNRTDGLNETLGRIDDQREQLDLRIQSYRDRLVSQFSAADSLIAQLNSTGDYISQQLAAIAPKSE; encoded by the coding sequence ATGGCATCAATCACATCACTAGGCGCGGGCTCGGGCATATTCAGCGCAGACCTCGTTGAACAGTTAGTGAATGCTGAACGCAAGCCGGCAGAAATTCGTCTGGATCAGCGCCAGCAGGCCGCGCAGTCGAAGATTTCTGCATTTGGCGCGTTACGAAGCGCTCTTGAGGGCTTGCGTTCTCCAATGGAAAAGTTGAGCTCCCCGGAGGGGCTGCGAGCATTTACTGCTTCATCATCCAATGAAGCGGTGACTGGTGTTTCCATTGATCAGTCGGTGGTCAGTCGTGGTAGCTACAGTCTGGATGTGACTCAGTTGGCCCAGGCGCAGTCCCTGGCATCGGTAGAGTTTGCGGATCGTGATACGACTGAGGTGGGCACTGGCACACTGTCGCTGAATGTCGGTGGAGTTAACACAGATGTTGTGATCGACGGCAGCAATAATACTCTCGAAGGGGTGGCATCGGCGATCAACGATGCAAATGCGGGCGTTTCCGCGGGAATTGTTGATACCGGCACAGGATACCGTCTGGTGTTGTCCTCCGATGAGTCGGGCACCGCGAACGCCATCCAGGTGACAGTGTCTGGTGATGGCGATGGTTCAGATACAGACACAAATGGGCTGTCACGGTTTGCCTTTGACGGCACCACCTCCAACCTGACCGAGACGGTTCAGGCGAAGGACGCGATGCTTGAAGTAAACGGGATCGCTGTCACTCGCTCCAGCAATACGGTAGAGGGTGTAGTTGATGGGGTTACGTTTGATCTCAAATCCTTAGGGACTTCCTCTGTTACCGTTGACCGGGATCCTGATGCGGTAGCTGGTCGGGTTCAGGAGTTTGTCGACAAATTTAACGCCTTGCAGGATGTCATCAAGAGGCACTCGGGTTTCAATGCAGAGACCGGAAAGGGTGGTGTCCTTAGTGGCGATTCTACGATAAGGGGCATTCAGAGTGATCTGCGTAGCCTTCTGACAACGATCCCTGCAGGACTGGAGGATTCACCAGTTCGCATGCTTGCGGACGTTGGAATCAAGACAGATCCCAGTACCGGCAAGCTTGAGTTCGACCAGGCAGTGTTCAAAGAGCAGTTGGCGGCCGAACCTGCTGCCGTTACGGCGTTGTTTGCGGAGAAAGATGGCGTTGAGGGTGTCGCTGCTCGTACTCTGGATCGGCTGGATGACTTTCTTGCCGGCGACGGCGTGCTTTCGAACAGAACCGATGGGCTGAATGAGACACTCGGCAGGATTGATGATCAGAGAGAGCAGTTGGATCTGAGAATTCAATCGTATCGGGACAGGCTGGTCAGTCAGTTTTCGGCAGCAGATTCGTTGATTGCTCAACTGAACAGCACTGGCGACTATATCAGTCAGCAATTGGCCGCCATAGCTCCGAAGTCTGAATAG
- a CDS encoding acetyltransferase: protein MTRVDGESLPVIVLGAGGHARVLIDLLTECRVPILGVCDPVLASSQTAKWQGLSVLGADDIVDEFDVNEVALANGVGFLPQSLSRRNLFCAMKAKGFHFPEWVHPTAFVSRSTELHSGAQIMAGATVQVGSVIHENAIINTGASIDHESTVGPHVHVAPGATICGNVTIGEGAFIGAGATVTQGVSVGARSVIGAGVTLRHDAEPDSTYRLASTHYQSNIRRRGLE, encoded by the coding sequence ATGACCCGCGTTGACGGCGAGTCTCTGCCGGTCATCGTGTTGGGCGCTGGTGGGCATGCGCGGGTTCTGATTGATTTACTGACGGAGTGCCGGGTTCCGATACTGGGAGTTTGCGACCCGGTTCTCGCATCCTCTCAAACTGCTAAGTGGCAGGGTTTGTCAGTGCTGGGAGCAGACGACATAGTTGATGAGTTCGACGTTAATGAGGTGGCCCTGGCCAATGGCGTGGGCTTCTTGCCACAGTCACTCAGCCGGCGAAACCTTTTCTGTGCAATGAAAGCGAAAGGTTTTCATTTTCCGGAGTGGGTTCACCCAACGGCATTCGTATCCCGGAGCACGGAGCTTCATAGCGGAGCACAGATTATGGCAGGAGCGACTGTGCAGGTTGGTTCCGTGATCCACGAGAACGCCATTATCAATACCGGCGCGTCCATTGATCATGAATCTACTGTCGGGCCTCATGTCCACGTAGCACCCGGAGCAACGATTTGCGGGAACGTTACAATTGGAGAAGGTGCCTTCATCGGGGCCGGTGCGACAGTAACTCAAGGGGTGAGTGTCGGTGCGAGGTCGGTTATTGGGGCGGGCGTGACGTTGCGTCACGATGCGGAGCCCGACAGCACATACCGGCTGGCTTCTACACACTATCAATCCAATATCAGGCGCCGGGGGCTCGAATGA
- a CDS encoding flagellar protein FlaG has protein sequence MNDVNLNSPDLKLVRSGEKAPARASASPRAEGTDASALAASSESGASASIQTIYSNAETRASSAAERLEKRSEVQREQLDDAVSKLNDYVQNVQRDLQFEVNNELGETIVRVVDQETQEVIRQIPDEVAMRLAENLQQDEPLTLFNVKV, from the coding sequence ATGAATGACGTGAATCTGAATAGCCCGGATTTGAAGCTGGTTCGCTCTGGCGAGAAGGCTCCGGCTCGGGCGTCTGCGTCACCTCGGGCAGAAGGCACCGATGCTTCCGCTCTGGCAGCAAGCTCGGAATCTGGCGCTTCTGCATCCATCCAAACGATTTACTCTAACGCAGAAACGCGCGCCTCCTCTGCAGCTGAGAGGCTGGAAAAGCGCAGTGAGGTTCAGAGAGAGCAATTGGATGATGCGGTGTCGAAGCTGAACGATTATGTTCAGAACGTCCAGAGAGATCTGCAGTTTGAAGTGAATAATGAGCTGGGTGAGACCATCGTCCGTGTCGTCGATCAGGAAACCCAGGAAGTTATTCGTCAGATTCCAGACGAGGTTGCTATGAGGTTGGCAGAAAACTTGCAGCAGGATGAACCGCTGACATTGTTCAACGTCAAAGTGTAA
- a CDS encoding cytidylyltransferase domain-containing protein gives MTVRDRNLVIIPARAGSRRLPRKNVLPLAGKPMICWTIEAALEANISTRIVVTSDDPEILKLLPHYPDTVIGVKRHPDLATDSAATIDVVRDVIAREERAGYHPDTIILLQPTSPLRQSEDIRNAVEIFRRGGGESVVSVCKVDHPLAWCGQVDSDGRLHGLDLKTPRRSQEYPADYRLNGAVYVAGMSTVKEHGSLFSDSLLACVMPRERSIDVDEELDFELSRLMLEKRTENSRK, from the coding sequence ATGACGGTTCGTGATCGCAACCTGGTCATTATCCCTGCCAGGGCAGGGAGTCGTCGGCTGCCTCGTAAAAATGTTTTGCCCCTGGCAGGAAAACCGATGATTTGCTGGACGATTGAGGCAGCTCTTGAGGCCAATATATCGACAAGGATCGTAGTTACGTCCGATGATCCGGAAATCCTGAAACTGTTGCCGCATTATCCGGACACCGTTATCGGTGTTAAGCGCCACCCAGACCTGGCCACTGACTCAGCTGCAACAATTGATGTGGTACGTGACGTTATTGCCCGTGAAGAACGGGCTGGATACCATCCGGATACAATTATCCTGCTTCAACCCACCTCCCCGCTAAGGCAGAGCGAAGATATCAGGAATGCCGTTGAGATCTTCAGGCGTGGAGGTGGGGAATCTGTGGTTTCAGTTTGCAAGGTTGACCATCCTCTGGCGTGGTGTGGACAGGTGGACTCTGATGGGAGATTGCATGGACTGGACCTGAAAACTCCCAGGCGGTCTCAAGAATATCCCGCTGACTATCGTCTTAATGGGGCTGTGTATGTTGCGGGGATGAGTACAGTAAAGGAACACGGTTCGCTGTTTTCCGATTCACTGCTGGCGTGCGTTATGCCTCGGGAGCGCTCGATTGATGTCGACGAAGAGTTGGACTTCGAACTCAGTCGCCTGATGCTGGAAAAGAGGACTGAAAATAGCCGGAAGTAA
- a CDS encoding motility associated factor glycosyltransferase family protein, with product MLDFSKLTEEDFIARKIKNLQFFNTYYKGIYDHFLDLQLSRLELSITPGSKDVDVLEGGASLYPNGAVDTAGKEARDFIRMFSERKRIKNFRLRTATKLPYQRFALDLIYQCASESPVSARPFAGYIFDEFVPSVVFLGVGLGLHIDEITRSIDIVNAIIYEPDPEFFALSMFVVDWQAVWARFEKKGYSLSFVISSNYNSDEHVRMLENEMKKSIPFHPDFTVFLSHRSDERLIKIFEGVRDRLPVINANWDNLDRQVDHLNQQLHNLERHPPIIFPRQCQAVERPIVIVGSGPSLDNRIESIKAHRRSIVLMSAGTGLRALLRNGIEPDFHVELDSDFVIYDIISNSGLSPDNNIVLFAKSTVNPLVTDLFSEVFLFHSAETNDYHFLGHSEAFAGASPTCTNAALSLATNLGFRNIFLAGSDYGFLSESSDHSEHSVYGALDNSDFVQRFQATVGGRKSEVLEVESVDGGTILTRGDYLSAKIKAEDLIRAHNRRASPPAFYNLSDGARIEGADWVSPEAFPDLVQRLCGNSGELTAFQEALRKEADHVSQKLIDERPSELGRELKQRCARFESLIKKSPLSRRVDGVRLANAMRVELRDVSRKRGMSENGGVRLMAFQLMWGSTLQFIYLLLAHGLACEDDELETFFHTWRKTSLEFFAEIPREYNEKVLVRLPREEDSRLFRSFAYEGQ from the coding sequence ATGCTGGACTTTTCAAAACTGACTGAAGAAGATTTCATAGCCCGCAAGATAAAAAATCTTCAGTTTTTCAATACCTATTACAAAGGTATCTACGATCACTTTCTGGATTTGCAGTTGTCGCGGCTTGAGCTGTCCATTACGCCGGGATCGAAGGATGTTGATGTCTTGGAAGGCGGGGCGTCCCTGTATCCCAACGGAGCAGTCGATACTGCTGGCAAGGAGGCCAGGGATTTTATCCGTATGTTCTCGGAGAGAAAGCGGATAAAAAATTTCAGGCTCAGAACAGCGACAAAACTCCCCTATCAGCGGTTCGCTTTGGACCTTATTTATCAATGCGCCAGCGAATCTCCGGTCTCCGCGCGCCCCTTTGCGGGCTACATTTTTGACGAGTTCGTACCATCGGTTGTGTTTCTCGGTGTGGGGTTGGGGCTTCATATTGATGAAATAACAAGGTCCATCGATATTGTTAACGCCATTATTTATGAGCCGGATCCGGAATTTTTCGCGCTTAGTATGTTTGTTGTGGACTGGCAGGCTGTTTGGGCGAGGTTTGAGAAGAAAGGGTACAGCTTATCGTTCGTCATCTCATCCAACTATAATTCAGACGAGCATGTCCGGATGCTCGAAAATGAAATGAAGAAATCCATTCCTTTTCATCCGGATTTCACCGTCTTCCTGAGCCATCGTTCTGATGAGCGCCTTATAAAGATATTTGAGGGTGTGCGGGATCGTTTGCCGGTGATTAATGCCAACTGGGACAACCTCGATCGACAGGTTGATCACCTGAATCAGCAGCTTCATAACCTTGAGAGACACCCGCCAATAATCTTCCCGCGGCAATGTCAGGCCGTTGAGCGACCGATTGTCATTGTGGGTAGCGGGCCCTCGCTGGACAACCGAATCGAATCTATAAAAGCGCACAGACGCAGCATTGTTCTGATGAGTGCAGGTACTGGTCTTCGTGCTTTGTTGCGGAATGGCATCGAGCCTGATTTTCATGTTGAGCTGGATTCGGACTTCGTCATTTACGACATCATCAGTAACTCCGGTCTGAGCCCGGACAATAATATCGTCCTGTTTGCCAAATCCACGGTTAATCCCCTGGTGACTGATCTGTTTTCGGAAGTCTTTCTGTTTCACAGCGCGGAAACGAATGACTATCACTTCTTGGGGCATAGCGAGGCCTTTGCCGGGGCTTCCCCTACCTGCACCAATGCCGCTCTCAGTCTGGCCACCAATCTGGGCTTCCGGAATATTTTTCTTGCCGGCTCCGATTACGGCTTTTTGTCGGAAAGCAGTGACCACTCGGAACACTCCGTTTATGGAGCGCTAGATAACTCCGACTTTGTGCAACGGTTCCAGGCGACTGTCGGTGGGCGTAAATCGGAGGTTCTCGAAGTAGAGTCGGTGGATGGTGGAACAATACTCACGAGAGGGGACTACCTATCTGCCAAAATCAAAGCCGAGGACTTGATCCGTGCCCATAACAGGCGTGCCAGTCCCCCTGCGTTCTATAACCTTTCTGACGGTGCCAGGATTGAAGGTGCTGATTGGGTGTCACCAGAAGCCTTTCCGGATCTTGTTCAGAGATTGTGTGGCAATTCCGGGGAGCTGACGGCTTTTCAGGAGGCGCTCAGGAAAGAGGCCGATCACGTAAGCCAAAAGCTGATTGACGAGCGCCCTTCTGAGCTTGGAAGGGAGCTAAAGCAGCGATGTGCCCGCTTCGAATCGCTAATCAAAAAATCACCTTTATCCCGCCGGGTGGACGGTGTTCGACTGGCCAATGCGATGCGTGTGGAGCTTCGTGATGTATCTCGTAAAAGAGGGATGTCTGAGAATGGCGGTGTGCGATTGATGGCTTTCCAGTTGATGTGGGGGTCTACATTGCAATTTATCTACCTTCTTCTGGCTCACGGCCTGGCGTGCGAGGATGACGAGCTCGAGACATTCTTCCATACTTGGCGAAAGACTTCGCTGGAGTTTTTTGCCGAGATCCCCCGTGAGTACAATGAAAAGGTTTTGGTGCGCCTGCCAAGGGAGGAAGACAGCAGACTATTCAGGTCGTTCGCGTATGAAGGGCAATGA
- a CDS encoding nucleotidyltransferase family protein, with amino-acid sequence MKKWQSVLVSPETPLADAIEVLDKGALRIALIVDSDGRLLGTLTDGDLRRALIRHVPMDQPVADVMCSRPRTGRKGWSHQRILSVMENAELLQLPMVDDEGRVVGLETLHSLLDKRMLDNPVFLMAGGFGTRLRPLTNTCPKPMLKVGDKPILELILESFIDAGFHRFFISTHYLPQMIRDYFGDGSHWGVTIRYIHEEEPLGTGGALGLLPHDEIDLPLIMMNGDLLTTPNYVGLLDFHQEQNCAATMCVREFEYQIPYGVVQSEGTHVRSMVEKPAHKCFINAGMYVLSPELVKSVKPGTRVDMPTVLEGIIGKGRKVAMFPLHEYWLDVGQMNDFQKAQDEVQGLLNDGS; translated from the coding sequence ATGAAGAAATGGCAGTCAGTTTTGGTCTCACCAGAGACACCGTTAGCCGATGCAATCGAGGTTCTGGATAAGGGAGCTTTACGTATCGCCCTTATTGTTGATAGCGACGGCAGGCTTTTGGGAACGCTGACAGATGGAGACCTTCGCCGGGCCCTGATCAGGCATGTGCCGATGGACCAGCCAGTTGCTGACGTGATGTGTTCCAGACCTCGGACAGGCCGGAAGGGCTGGAGTCACCAGCGTATTCTGTCGGTTATGGAGAATGCCGAACTTTTGCAGCTGCCTATGGTGGATGACGAAGGGCGAGTTGTTGGCCTGGAGACTCTGCATTCGTTGTTGGACAAGCGAATGCTTGATAATCCGGTTTTCCTGATGGCTGGGGGGTTCGGCACACGGTTGAGGCCATTAACCAACACCTGCCCAAAACCCATGTTGAAGGTGGGGGACAAACCGATACTGGAACTCATCCTTGAAAGCTTTATCGATGCTGGCTTTCACCGCTTTTTTATCTCAACCCACTATCTGCCCCAGATGATCAGGGACTATTTTGGAGATGGCAGCCATTGGGGGGTCACTATCCGCTATATCCATGAGGAAGAGCCGCTGGGGACCGGCGGAGCACTTGGACTGCTTCCTCATGATGAGATAGACCTGCCGCTGATCATGATGAACGGAGATCTGCTGACCACACCCAATTATGTGGGCTTGCTGGACTTTCATCAGGAACAGAATTGCGCGGCCACGATGTGTGTGCGCGAGTTTGAGTACCAGATCCCTTACGGCGTCGTTCAGAGTGAGGGCACTCATGTCCGGAGCATGGTCGAAAAGCCGGCCCATAAGTGTTTTATCAATGCGGGAATGTATGTCTTGTCTCCCGAGCTGGTAAAGAGCGTTAAGCCGGGAACCAGGGTAGACATGCCGACAGTGCTGGAGGGCATTATTGGAAAAGGCCGGAAGGTAGCCATGTTTCCGCTTCACGAGTACTGGCTCGACGTAGGTCAGATGAACGACTTTCAGAAAGCGCAGGATGAGGTTCAGGGTTTGTTGAATGACGGTTCGTGA
- the fliS gene encoding flagellar export chaperone FliS: MNGLQAYQRVNTQTSITDADPHKLVQLLYNGALERINMAKARMQVKDYEGKGKLISKAIEIIGGLRGFLDFEKGGDLAARLGALYEYMERTLFEANTQNNVAKLDEVAGLLRSVKEGWDGIREEVVNQQAQAVG, translated from the coding sequence ATGAACGGTTTACAGGCCTATCAACGGGTTAACACCCAAACAAGTATTACCGATGCGGACCCTCACAAGCTGGTTCAGCTTTTATACAATGGTGCTCTTGAGCGTATTAACATGGCCAAGGCTCGTATGCAGGTGAAGGACTACGAAGGTAAGGGTAAGCTAATTTCCAAGGCCATCGAAATTATTGGTGGCCTGCGTGGATTTCTGGATTTCGAGAAAGGTGGAGATTTGGCTGCGCGATTGGGTGCTCTCTACGAATACATGGAGCGTACTTTATTCGAAGCGAACACCCAGAATAATGTCGCGAAACTGGACGAAGTCGCGGGCCTTCTCCGCTCAGTTAAAGAGGGCTGGGATGGCATCCGGGAAGAGGTGGTGAACCAGCAGGCTCAGGCTGTTGGTTGA
- the neuB gene encoding N-acetylneuraminate synthase, with translation MGKSNIYIIAEAGVNHNGDLDRAMALIDVAAASGADAVKFQTFSAKRLASSTAPKAAYQQRTTDAHQSQLEMLRALELPPEWHEPLQQHARQKGIQFLSTAFDRESLAFLETLNLPLYKIPSGELTNGPLLWDFARTGKPLVVSTGMASLSDVEQALAVLCHGMHEAEEPDSLHAVWRCWSDGMARTRLQERVSLLHCTSQYPTPLNEVNLLAMDTLSKAFHLPVGYSDHTQGNLVALAAVARGARIIEKHFTLDRSLPGPDHKASLEPDELTALVRDIRSLELAFGDGYKGPQPSEWDTRRAARQSLVTAQDVREGEVFTGQNVTTGRAGGGLSAMHYWDQIGQKAQRDYKAGETL, from the coding sequence ATGGGCAAATCCAACATCTATATCATTGCCGAGGCGGGCGTTAACCATAACGGTGATCTGGATCGGGCGATGGCCCTGATAGATGTTGCTGCAGCTTCCGGGGCTGACGCGGTAAAATTCCAGACGTTCAGTGCCAAGCGACTGGCATCCTCCACGGCGCCGAAGGCGGCATACCAACAGCGCACAACCGATGCCCACCAAAGCCAGTTGGAAATGCTGCGGGCACTTGAGTTGCCGCCTGAATGGCATGAGCCCTTGCAGCAGCATGCCCGGCAAAAAGGTATTCAGTTTCTATCCACGGCGTTCGATAGAGAGAGTCTCGCCTTCCTGGAAACCCTCAACCTCCCGTTGTACAAGATTCCTTCGGGTGAGCTCACCAACGGCCCTCTGCTTTGGGATTTCGCCCGCACTGGAAAACCACTCGTTGTTTCCACCGGCATGGCGAGTCTCTCTGATGTAGAGCAAGCGTTGGCTGTGCTTTGTCATGGTATGCATGAGGCCGAGGAACCTGATTCCTTGCATGCAGTCTGGCGGTGCTGGAGTGATGGCATGGCCCGGACCAGATTACAGGAGCGGGTCAGTTTGCTGCATTGTACTTCGCAGTATCCCACTCCTCTGAACGAAGTGAACCTTTTGGCGATGGACACCTTGAGCAAGGCATTTCATCTGCCAGTGGGCTACTCCGACCATACTCAGGGAAACCTGGTTGCTTTGGCAGCAGTGGCACGTGGAGCACGGATAATCGAAAAGCATTTCACCCTTGATCGCAGTCTTCCCGGGCCAGATCATAAGGCCTCGCTGGAGCCGGATGAGCTGACTGCGCTGGTGAGAGATATCCGCTCCCTGGAACTAGCGTTCGGGGACGGTTACAAAGGGCCTCAGCCCAGTGAATGGGATACCCGTCGTGCCGCGCGGCAAAGTCTTGTGACCGCCCAGGATGTGCGTGAAGGAGAGGTGTTTACCGGGCAGAACGTGACAACGGGGCGCGCAGGTGGCGGCCTCTCAGCAATGCACTACTGGGATCAGATCGGGCAGAAGGCGCAGCGGGATTATAAAGCGGGAGAGACATTATGA
- the neuC gene encoding UDP-N-acetylglucosamine 2-epimerase yields the protein MRRIAVFTGSRAEYGLLYWLMKEIEASASLELNVIVGAMHLSPRFGDTWRCIEEDGFKIDAKIDLLLSSNTGVGVAKSIGLGTIGMADALERLAPDVLVILGDRFEALAAAQTALVMGIPIAHLHGGELTEGAYDDAIRHAITKMSTLHFVAAEDYRRRVIQLGESPETVFNVGAVGLDHVMRTPRYTRDELSESLGFALDRPFFLVTYHPVTAAMEPPEESFRALLDALDGFTDHNIILTYPNADNGSESLISLLESFAERQPHRVLAIRSLGFRRYLSAVAEADAVIGNSSSGLIEVPGLGVPTVNIGQRQAGRLAADSVVHCDAEEVSIRKAIEHALLPSFSEYCANVSNPYGAGNAAGKIVKILASQPLLRNKHFHDIR from the coding sequence ATGCGACGCATTGCGGTGTTTACCGGAAGTCGTGCCGAATACGGTTTGCTGTACTGGCTTATGAAGGAAATTGAAGCTTCGGCGTCCCTGGAATTGAACGTTATCGTTGGCGCAATGCACCTGTCTCCCCGGTTTGGAGACACATGGAGGTGTATTGAAGAGGATGGCTTCAAGATTGATGCGAAGATTGATTTGTTGTTGTCCTCGAATACCGGTGTTGGTGTCGCCAAGTCGATCGGGTTGGGGACTATTGGTATGGCGGACGCTTTGGAACGGCTGGCACCCGACGTCCTGGTGATTCTGGGCGATCGTTTTGAGGCCTTGGCCGCGGCTCAGACTGCACTGGTAATGGGCATTCCTATTGCCCATCTTCACGGCGGAGAGCTTACTGAAGGCGCATACGACGACGCTATCCGTCATGCCATCACCAAGATGTCGACCCTGCATTTTGTCGCGGCCGAAGACTATCGGCGCCGCGTCATTCAACTGGGCGAAAGTCCGGAAACGGTTTTTAATGTGGGTGCAGTTGGTCTTGATCATGTGATGCGCACGCCAAGGTACACCCGGGACGAGCTCTCCGAGAGCCTTGGCTTCGCCCTGGACAGGCCTTTTTTCCTGGTGACCTATCACCCGGTGACAGCAGCTATGGAGCCTCCGGAAGAAAGCTTCCGGGCATTGCTTGACGCATTAGACGGCTTTACGGATCACAATATTATTCTGACCTATCCCAATGCGGATAACGGCAGTGAATCTTTAATTTCGCTATTGGAATCATTCGCCGAACGGCAACCTCACAGGGTGTTGGCAATCAGGTCATTGGGATTCCGCCGTTATTTGTCGGCGGTAGCGGAAGCTGATGCTGTTATTGGTAATTCGTCAAGCGGTCTGATCGAAGTGCCTGGTCTCGGAGTTCCTACAGTCAACATCGGGCAGCGCCAGGCGGGGCGTCTTGCTGCCGATTCCGTAGTGCACTGTGATGCCGAAGAAGTGAGTATTCGAAAGGCAATCGAACACGCTCTGCTTCCTTCCTTCAGTGAATATTGCGCGAATGTCAGTAATCCATACGGGGCAGGTAATGCCGCTGGCAAGATAGTAAAGATTCTGGCTTCACAGCCGTTATTGAGAAATAAGCACTTTCATGACATCAGGTAG